In Marispirochaeta sp., the genomic window ACGGTAGACCCATATAAGGTTACGGCGCAGTGGTCGCGCCGCATGATCGGGTTGAAAGTTTTCATGGCGCTGGCGGAGCTCGGAATGGAAGGGTACGCGAAGATGATCGAAGGGCAGACGGATCTCGGTAACCAACTCAGGCAACGTCTCGAACAGAGAGGATGGATCATCAAGAACAGAACACCATTGCCCGTCGTCTGCTTCACCCATCCATTCATCGAGCGCGGCACTATCACTACAGAGCAGCTACTCACTACAATCTATGGCCGAGGGAAGATATGGATCTCCGATGTGGTGCTGGGAGGCACGGAACGTGTCTTGAGGGCTTGCATTACGAGCTACCGGTCGGCCGAATCCGACATTGATCGGTTGATGGAGGAACTCGAGCACGCGCTAACCACTCAGACTAATCGCGAACGCGAGGAGTCAACATGAGCGGTTCGCTCTACTCTCAGGCGTCTGCAGACTTCAAGCGCGTCGAAGAGGCGATTCGATTCATCGAAGAGAATTTCAAGCTTCAGCCGAGCCTCGAACAGATGGCCCGGACCGTCCATTTGAGCAAGTATCATTTCGACCGCCTCTTCAAACGATGGGCCGGCATTAGTCCGATCCAGTTCATGCGCTTCATGACGCTGCAATACACCAAGGAGCGATTGTCCACCTCGAGATCGCTCATGGAGTCCGCGATGAACGCCGGACTGTCCGGAACGGGCAGACTGCATGATCTGTTCGTAACGTTCGAAGGGGTGACTCCGGGGGAGTTCAAGAGGCAGGGAGACGGATTGAGAATCACCTATGGATTCTGCGACACTCCCTTCGGAGAGTGTCTCCTTGCAACCACCGAGCGAGGAATCTGTTATCTCGGGTTCGTTGGAGCCGAGGGACGATCGACGGCGCTTCGGGAACTCGCCGACACGTGGCCTGGCTCAGAACGCGTGGAGCACCTTGCGTCAGTCCGCCTGATTGTGGAACAGATTTTTAGATCTGATAACGCGAAGATCCCCGAGCCCATTAACTTGCAGGTCAAAGGGACCAACTTTCAGATCAATGTGTGGAAGGCACTACTGACTATCCCGGAAGGCTGCGTTGTCAGCTATCAGGATATTGGCGCTCAGATCGGTCATCCTAAGGCGGTGCGGGCGGTAGGCAATGCGGTCGCAATGAACCCCATCGGCTACCTTATACCCTGCCACCGCGTCATCGCATCAACAGGAAAGATCAATCAGTATCGTTGGGGATCGGCGAGGAAAAGGGCGATGATCGGGCGGGAAGCTGCAGTCACAGCGATCGAGAGGTTGAACCAACTCGGTTGACCATTTAGGTTTTGCGTCATGTACTCGACCAGTAATAGGCACCCCAAGATTACGATTCGCTTTGCCACGCCCGATTATACTCCTCGAAACAGATTGTTTATGAGCGACAGTGAATTATCTCACTGTACCTCCACGAGGGGGAGGCGTTAATAAGTATCAAGCAATTGGATGTTATGTAGACATTTTGAGTATTAGGATCGGATACAATTCAAAGGGATAGTATGAAAAAGAAGATTTCATTATTGCTATTAGTTTTATTGCTCGTATTTTCCTCATGCAAAAACGAGAATGTGATGGGTAGTGCAAAATCAGATGCAGATATTTCAAACAGCCAGGATACAAAGATTGATATTGAAGAAATCGAGTTTATACATGGTAAAGTATTTGATGGTAATCTAAGATTAAGGAATTACCCTTTTTTGGATGCTGAAAAAGTTGGAGTCCTAACCGATGGAGAAAATGGTGTTTGGATAGACTATATTCTGTACTTAAATGGAAATAATCACTATGAATCGAAATTAGTAATTGATTATCAAATTGGATTAAGTAATAGGTTAGTCGAATACAACCTATATAGAACTATATGATAATTATGAAATTTCAGAAAACAACTACAATATAGAAGATAATTCATTGTATTTCCCGTTTCTTTATTCGGAACATAGCGGCTATTCAATCGGATTAGAAACTGAGTTACTTTCGGGAAAAACATACTACCAGATAATTAATTATATGGATGAACAGAAATCCGATACAAAGGTTGAAGAAAGTGAGAAGTCTATATGTTTGTATAAGACTACTCAAGATGGACAACTACAGATTGAATTGAAACAGATCGGAACATTTTTGCTTGGCGCGACTCATGTTTTGGAAAGACCGGAAATAAGTACATTTATTACAACTGTGGATTTGAAAAAACCACAAAAATAACCACATAACCTCAAGGATTGAGTCGACCTTCACGGTCGATTCAATCCAATGTTCAAGAAGCCCTGATCGACAGTATAGTTTCTTATTAATGGGAAATGCTCGCTGGTTTCTGTTGGAAGAAAAACGAAATATGGGAAAAAGGAAGCGTCGCCACCTGTGAGTATGGAAGGATTCTTAAAAAGAGTAGCAGATCAAACGAGTGCAGCCAAGAGAAAAAAAAGATTTTCTACTTCTTTGGATACAGCTCTCCCCGATGGTGGAATCCCGGTATGTCCCGGAGGACTGATAAAAAGATAGGAGATGGCTCCGTTGCATATACTACAGCGGCGGTTCTGACCGGATGCAGGAATCCATAGCAGCGGATCTTCATGAATCCTGAAGGGAGCACATGCTGGAGGAATCGCCTGATAAACTCACATGCCTGAAGACGCAGCAGCTTCTCAGCCCCAGTGGCTGAATCAGTGTAGCGGAAGAGGATGTGGTTGTCCTCGATGGCG contains:
- a CDS encoding methylated-DNA--[protein]-cysteine S-methyltransferase, translating into MSGSLYSQASADFKRVEEAIRFIEENFKLQPSLEQMARTVHLSKYHFDRLFKRWAGISPIQFMRFMTLQYTKERLSTSRSLMESAMNAGLSGTGRLHDLFVTFEGVTPGEFKRQGDGLRITYGFCDTPFGECLLATTERGICYLGFVGAEGRSTALRELADTWPGSERVEHLASVRLIVEQIFRSDNAKIPEPINLQVKGTNFQINVWKALLTIPEGCVVSYQDIGAQIGHPKAVRAVGNAVAMNPIGYLIPCHRVIASTGKINQYRWGSARKRAMIGREAAVTAIERLNQLG